A single Paenibacillus sp. FSL R5-0517 DNA region contains:
- a CDS encoding DUF4097 family beta strand repeat-containing protein, with translation MFKNSELALCKSLDIDQSIHDIQLNWLSGDISILPSVDELIHVTQYADVWFSKRRLMQVDIRGGTLNIVDGRKMRGLIGLNIGRTALKIHLPARVYKRILLNSTGGQLRLNRLLATRCQCKITSGRVELSGKMGELELYAVASTVSGQHLCADKFNLQSTSAKIDISGEFRHLQFTITGRSLNMECLNMPESLYSVSTGGQAVVSIPDNEGFQIILKERSGALKSEFDLTPLHGDSNNLIHKSGKSEFQVDIRGGAFHLKHRK, from the coding sequence ATGTTCAAAAATAGTGAGCTTGCCCTATGCAAGAGCCTAGATATTGATCAATCCATTCATGATATACAGCTAAATTGGTTATCAGGAGATATCAGCATTCTTCCGAGTGTGGATGAACTGATTCACGTCACGCAATATGCGGATGTGTGGTTCTCCAAGCGAAGACTGATGCAAGTTGACATACGTGGAGGAACCTTAAACATCGTAGACGGAAGAAAGATGAGAGGTCTCATCGGGTTAAATATAGGTCGAACAGCATTGAAAATTCATCTACCAGCTCGGGTTTATAAACGTATTTTGCTAAACTCCACAGGAGGACAACTCCGGTTGAATCGACTTCTGGCCACTCGCTGTCAATGTAAGATCACCTCAGGTCGTGTAGAATTGTCAGGGAAGATGGGTGAGCTTGAATTGTACGCAGTGGCATCCACAGTGAGTGGACAACATCTTTGTGCAGATAAATTCAATCTTCAATCCACTTCAGCCAAAATCGACATTTCGGGAGAATTCCGTCACTTGCAATTTACCATTACAGGCAGAAGTTTAAATATGGAATGTCTTAATATGCCGGAGAGCTTGTATTCCGTATCCACGGGGGGACAGGCAGTAGTCTCCATTCCAGATAACGAAGGTTTCCAAATTATACTTAAAGAAAGATCAGGAGCACTTAAAAGTGAATTTGATTTGACTCCCCTTCACGGGGACAGCAATAATCTAATACACAAAAGTGGAAAAAGTGAATTCCAAGTGGATATTCGAGGAGGAGCTTTTCATTTAAAACACAGGAAATAA
- a CDS encoding TetR/AcrR family transcriptional regulator, with protein MARNKYPEQTLDLILAVSTQMFTEKGYEKTSIQDIIDELGMSKGAIYHHFKSKEDILSAVMEKELGRAEDMFMELIQNTHAPNARQKLISILENIIVDPGIQSNSIDQVLSTQIKNPQFVLGGIRKGVLKDARIIANIMEQGKSDGSISVEYPLECAEIFMLLVNIWINPLLFGRDEAQTLERLKFLQHMMKLLGVDIVSEQLIQRITNRHASTGGYVNPE; from the coding sequence ATGGCCAGAAATAAATACCCTGAGCAGACACTGGACCTGATTCTGGCAGTCTCAACTCAAATGTTTACCGAAAAGGGATATGAAAAGACCAGTATTCAAGACATTATAGATGAATTAGGTATGTCCAAAGGTGCAATATATCATCATTTCAAGTCCAAGGAGGATATCCTTAGTGCAGTGATGGAGAAGGAGCTTGGGCGGGCAGAAGACATGTTTATGGAACTCATCCAGAACACGCATGCTCCGAATGCCAGACAGAAGCTCATCAGTATTTTGGAAAATATTATTGTTGATCCTGGCATTCAGTCTAACTCCATTGATCAGGTTCTAAGCACTCAGATCAAGAATCCACAGTTTGTACTTGGTGGAATCAGGAAGGGTGTTCTAAAAGACGCACGAATTATTGCCAATATCATGGAGCAAGGCAAGAGTGATGGATCGATCTCTGTCGAATATCCGCTGGAATGCGCTGAAATCTTCATGCTACTCGTTAATATCTGGATCAACCCTCTTCTTTTTGGACGGGATGAGGCACAGACATTGGAAAGACTCAAGTTTCTACAGCACATGATGAAGCTTTTGGGAGTGGATATCGTAAGTGAACAGCTTATTCAACGTATTACCAATCGGCATGCCAGCACGGGAGGTTATGTGAATCCGGAGTAA
- a CDS encoding ABC transporter ATP-binding protein, protein MEEQQQAGQKEPKVGKKGFKDFVKLIASTNPPKLILILALILTLIQTTAGLIVPLMTKGLIDGLTTSALNKSVILLLLGAFVIQAIASGISIYMLNYAGQRVVATLRTKLWNKVLSLRMPYFDRNRTGDTMSRITNDTSQIMTLIADYLVSFVSNIVAVVGGVALLFYLDWVMSLIILSLVPLTLLILLPVGRKMYKISKKQQDEMAGLTSVLSQVIGEIRLVKAYGTEKQESEAGDSRIRKMFAFGLQEARILALIGPLFTFVMTAVLVVILGVGGMRVASGMLSPGELVAFILLLFQVIMPMGQFTTLYSRLQKVVGATERIQAILADEEEPHDSTKVAPKGNETIAFHDVHFSYVTGEEVLHGINLTVPTRKVTAIVGPSGSGKSTLFSLMEQFYMPDSGHISYGGQAITEYSLSSWRSKIGYVSQESPLMAGTIKDNITYGLDREVTMDEIRQAAEMAYSADFIDKLPQGYETEVGERGIKLSGGQRQRIAIARALLRSPDILMLDEATSSLDSTSEYEVQQALSNLMEGRTTIVIAHRLSTVVDSDQIVVLEHGHVTGTGTHAELIGNHPVYRELAQKQFVAQEGNAATVQNEE, encoded by the coding sequence ATGGAAGAACAGCAGCAAGCAGGGCAGAAGGAACCGAAGGTAGGAAAAAAAGGATTTAAGGATTTCGTCAAGCTGATCGCTTCCACGAACCCGCCAAAACTGATCCTGATCCTGGCCCTCATCCTGACCTTGATTCAGACGACGGCCGGACTGATTGTGCCACTGATGACCAAAGGTCTGATTGATGGACTAACCACTTCGGCACTGAACAAATCGGTTATTTTATTGTTGCTCGGTGCATTTGTGATTCAGGCGATTGCCTCGGGTATCAGCATTTATATGTTAAATTACGCAGGACAACGTGTGGTCGCCACACTTCGCACGAAGCTGTGGAACAAAGTATTGTCGCTGCGAATGCCATATTTCGATCGCAATCGGACAGGCGATACGATGAGCCGGATTACGAATGATACAAGCCAGATCATGACGTTGATTGCAGATTATCTGGTCTCCTTTGTGTCGAACATCGTTGCCGTTGTAGGTGGGGTGGCGTTACTTTTTTATTTGGATTGGGTGATGTCACTCATTATTCTGAGTCTGGTGCCACTTACGCTGTTGATCCTGTTGCCAGTGGGGAGGAAGATGTACAAAATCTCCAAGAAACAGCAGGATGAGATGGCAGGTCTTACATCCGTACTTAGTCAGGTTATTGGTGAGATTCGCTTGGTCAAAGCCTATGGAACGGAGAAACAGGAATCAGAAGCCGGGGATTCCCGGATTCGTAAAATGTTTGCTTTTGGCTTGCAGGAAGCACGCATCCTTGCGCTGATCGGTCCTTTGTTTACATTTGTCATGACGGCAGTATTGGTCGTTATTCTTGGTGTAGGGGGAATGCGTGTAGCGTCTGGTATGCTGTCACCAGGTGAACTGGTCGCCTTTATATTGCTGTTGTTCCAGGTCATTATGCCAATGGGGCAGTTCACGACGTTATACTCCCGTTTGCAAAAAGTTGTAGGTGCAACAGAGCGCATACAAGCTATTCTTGCTGATGAGGAAGAGCCGCATGATAGCACCAAGGTAGCTCCAAAAGGAAATGAGACGATTGCGTTCCATGATGTACACTTTTCCTATGTCACAGGTGAAGAAGTGTTGCACGGAATTAATCTGACGGTACCTACACGTAAAGTGACGGCGATTGTTGGCCCAAGCGGTAGCGGTAAATCAACGCTGTTCTCTTTGATGGAGCAGTTCTATATGCCCGATTCAGGCCATATTTCGTATGGGGGACAAGCGATAACGGAATATTCTTTGTCCTCCTGGCGCAGCAAGATCGGGTATGTGTCTCAGGAAAGTCCGCTTATGGCGGGTACGATCAAAGATAATATCACGTACGGATTGGATCGTGAGGTCACGATGGATGAGATCCGGCAAGCTGCTGAGATGGCCTATTCTGCCGACTTTATCGACAAGTTGCCACAGGGATATGAGACGGAAGTAGGCGAGAGGGGAATTAAGTTATCCGGGGGACAACGTCAGCGGATTGCCATTGCACGGGCGCTGCTACGAAGTCCTGACATTCTCATGTTGGATGAAGCAACGTCCAGTCTGGACAGTACCTCGGAGTATGAAGTACAACAGGCTCTGTCCAACCTTATGGAAGGCAGAACCACGATTGTGATCGCGCACCGGTTGTCTACAGTGGTGGACTCCGATCAGATTGTTGTACTAGAGCATGGACATGTGACCGGAACAGGAACTCATGCTGAATTAATTGGCAATCATCCGGTATACCGTGAATTAGCGCAGAAACAGTTTGTGGCACAGGAAGGAAACGCAGCTACAGTACAAAACGAAGAGTAA
- a CDS encoding NCS2 family permease — protein MKHGWMARRLGMEPGDQWKKEVVAGAISYFAVVYIVMVNATILSDAGMPLQAAMVGTLLTSIAGCLLMAFGGKSPIIVVPGMGINAFFTYTLVHSMKLSWQEALAVVTVTGILFAIVAFTSLYKMISEAIPKNLQHGITVGIGLFLTFIGLQKSGIVIAHQTTFVAIGHFNDPNVITACVTLVLALILFIRNVQGGLLISILVGTGLAYVLGAVNPGESVSAMDALRQYGGLFGELSLMKLADVAFWIAVFLLLLIVVFENIGLITAQTQMIGRPKRFKGSLRALSISTVLAGIFGSSPPVAAAETTAGIAAGGRTGLTPLVTAVLFGATFFFIPLLGYIPDSAIAPILIIIGGLMVQGVKDMDFGDFTEAFPAFLIMVMIPFTYSIVDGMAFGFIAYPLAKLAAGQGKQVPVVMYGISILFLANFVLHGIL, from the coding sequence ATGAAACACGGATGGATGGCCAGACGTCTTGGCATGGAGCCAGGAGACCAGTGGAAGAAGGAAGTTGTGGCGGGAGCCATTTCCTATTTTGCCGTGGTCTATATCGTTATGGTCAATGCTACAATTCTTTCCGATGCCGGAATGCCTTTGCAGGCAGCTATGGTTGGAACCCTGCTGACATCGATCGCAGGCTGTTTACTCATGGCATTTGGCGGAAAATCACCGATTATCGTTGTACCCGGAATGGGGATTAATGCATTTTTCACGTATACACTCGTACATTCCATGAAATTAAGCTGGCAAGAAGCGCTGGCCGTTGTAACCGTTACAGGTATATTGTTTGCCATTGTTGCGTTTACTTCTCTATACAAAATGATCAGCGAAGCCATTCCCAAAAATCTGCAGCATGGTATTACGGTGGGGATTGGTTTGTTCCTCACGTTTATTGGTTTGCAAAAAAGTGGAATCGTTATCGCGCATCAGACGACATTTGTCGCGATTGGTCACTTTAATGATCCGAATGTCATTACAGCCTGCGTTACGCTGGTGCTGGCCTTGATTTTATTTATCCGTAATGTGCAAGGCGGACTTCTAATTAGTATTTTGGTCGGGACAGGTCTTGCCTATGTACTTGGAGCAGTGAATCCGGGTGAATCCGTATCAGCGATGGATGCGCTACGTCAATATGGCGGTTTGTTTGGTGAATTGTCCTTGATGAAGCTGGCTGATGTAGCATTCTGGATCGCGGTATTTTTGTTGCTGCTGATTGTGGTGTTCGAAAATATCGGTTTAATTACAGCTCAGACACAGATGATTGGTCGTCCGAAGCGCTTCAAGGGAAGTCTGCGGGCACTATCGATTAGTACCGTGCTGGCAGGCATATTTGGAAGCAGTCCTCCAGTGGCCGCCGCCGAGACGACAGCTGGTATTGCCGCAGGTGGACGCACAGGGTTAACTCCGCTCGTTACAGCCGTGTTGTTTGGGGCAACCTTTTTCTTCATCCCTCTGCTCGGTTACATTCCAGACAGTGCGATTGCACCCATTTTGATCATTATTGGCGGTCTGATGGTGCAAGGTGTGAAAGATATGGACTTTGGTGACTTTACAGAGGCTTTTCCTGCTTTTCTGATCATGGTCATGATTCCATTCACATATAGCATCGTGGACGGGATGGCGTTTGGATTTATTGCCTATCCACTTGCGAAGCTGGCAGCAGGTCAGGGTAAACAGGTGCCTGTGGTCATGTATGGCATATCCATCCTCTTTTTGGCCAATTTTGTGCTGCACGGCATCTTGTAA